The Streptococcus parasanguinis genomic sequence ACGTTGTAGGTGGTGGATACGCTGGTCAAGCAGGAGCTATCCGTCACGGTATCGCTCGTGCCCTTCTTCAAGTAGACCCAGACTTCCGCGATTCATTGAAACGCGCAGGACTTCTTACACGTGACTCACGTAAAGTTGAACGTAAGAAACCAGGTCTTAAGAAAGCTCGTAAAGCTTCACAATTCTCAAAACGTTAATCAAAACGATTATATCAACGTTTCGAAACACTTCATGGTTCACACCATGGAGTGTTTTTTTGATGATTTTTAGGAAAATTCACACCACTTTTCACACCAAATTCACACCATTATTTATTTAGGGAGCGATAAGCAATCTCTCCAACAGCCATTGGGATTACGTTTGAAGTGTTGACATAAGTCTTAGTTGTAATCGTATCACTATGAGTGAGTGCTTCAGAAATAGCTTCCATAGAGGTTCCAGCCTGTTTAGCGAGTGTAGCTCCTGTATGTCGTAATTTATGAGGGGTTGCATGTGTGAGTTCTGGATGACGACGCTTAACAGATTTCATCTTGTTGTTAAGATAATCAGCATGGAGACAACTGTTTACATTTCCCTTTGTATCAATATACGTAAAAACATACTGTTCAGGAGTTTGCATGATGTTAAATGAAGCCAGTTCAGATTTTTGTTGCTTCTTCCAAGAATTTAACAAGTCGGTAAGTTCTTGTGGAATCGAAAAAATCGTCTTTTTATTCCCTTTAGTTGACTTTCGATTTTTATATCGATCTAAGGCTTGAAGCAATTGAATTTGTTGATTTTTGAAATCAATATGTTTCCATTGCAAAGCGTAGCTCTCTGACTTTCTATCTCCTAAAAAGAAGGTAGTATAGAACAAAACATAGTCTTTGAATAGAATTTTTTCAGTCTCCAAATCCTTTTCAAAAGCTGTAAACCATGCTTGAAGTTCTTCTTGAGATAGATATAAATCTTCATCTTTTTTAGATTCCTGTAGCTTGATTTTCTTAGTGGCTTTGATACGGCTTATAGTTTTTGATAGGCGATTAGTTTCGATATACTCTAATTCTTCTGCCCAGTCAAAGATAGAGTTAACGTAGCTCCTGATAACTTTGAAGTTGGCATATTCTTCAGCCTTTTGAGTCAATAAATTTAGTACAACTTGCTTATTTTGATTAAGAAAGTCTATTGAATAATTCCCAAGTAAGGGTAAGATGTGTTTTCTAAAAGCAATTTCTGTTCCAACTATAGTTGCTTGAGAAGGTGGTTTAGCAGTAGAAGTAGTCTGACCTGCTTTGTAGGATTCCCACCAAACGTTTTGATAAAAATCGGAAAAGAGGATTGAACCATTTGTTTCCAATGAGGT encodes the following:
- the rpsI gene encoding 30S ribosomal protein S9 — its product is MSQAQYAGTGRRKNAVARVRLVPGTGKITVNKKDVEEYIPHADLRLVINQPFAVTSTAGSYDVFVNVVGGGYAGQAGAIRHGIARALLQVDPDFRDSLKRAGLLTRDSRKVERKKPGLKKARKASQFSKR
- a CDS encoding tyrosine-type recombinase/integrase; protein product: MSITKTKNGTYRLRIYIPEEVKSSLGIDKKVIEKRFKLRSEAKKYELELQNRIDKILSGDSTSLETNGSILFSDFYQNVWWESYKAGQTTSTAKPPSQATIVGTEIAFRKHILPLLGNYSIDFLNQNKQVVLNLLTQKAEEYANFKVIRSYVNSIFDWAEELEYIETNRLSKTISRIKATKKIKLQESKKDEDLYLSQEELQAWFTAFEKDLETEKILFKDYVLFYTTFFLGDRKSESYALQWKHIDFKNQQIQLLQALDRYKNRKSTKGNKKTIFSIPQELTDLLNSWKKQQKSELASFNIMQTPEQYVFTYIDTKGNVNSCLHADYLNNKMKSVKRRHPELTHATPHKLRHTGATLAKQAGTSMEAISEALTHSDTITTKTYVNTSNVIPMAVGEIAYRSLNK